The Nitrosospira multiformis ATCC 25196 region AGGACGGAACATTGGCGCGCGGCACTTATCGCACCACGGTCAACATTCATAACCCGAGCGACAAGAAAATCAGCATTGCCGCCAAGGTGGCGCTTGCCGCACAGTTTGGCTCCGAGCCGGGACCGTTTGATGTAACACCTTTCAAGGAGGCGGTCATTCAGCCGGACGGGGCGGTAGGGGTGAATTGCTTTGATATCGCCAATTACTTTTGCCCGATCGATGGCGTCTGCGTGGATTTCGCCTTTCTTGAAGGATTCCTGGTCGTGAAAAGCCCGGTGCCTCTGGATGTTGTAGGCGTTTATACCGCTCGCCATACTGATGGAGAAGTCGAATCCATCGACGTGGATGCGGTTGCACCCCACAAGGTTCGTGAGACAGTGAGCATAGGCGCAGCGGAATCCGGGAAGCGGGGAACAGGCAAGCGGGTCGATTATCCGCCGAAAGGAAGCTCGGCGTATGGGGAGAAGGAACCGAAGCAGATGTGCGGTGGCATAGCTGGCTTCCCCTGCCCCGAGGGCAAAAAGTGTGTGGATGATCCTTCAGACAATTGCGATCCGGCACGTGGCGGAGCGGATTGCAGTGGCCTCTGTGTAAAACAATGATTTGAAGTGATCGCGGAAAAGGCGTTTTCCTGGCAGGGGCGAATGCGAATTCGTCCCTGTTCAGAGACGGACTGAAATGGGCAAACTATGACTGAATAAACCGTGTTCCCGGAAAAACCGTATCAGTTTGAGTCGCTGTTGGTGAGTATGCCACCGCTTTATATTAGAGAATCACTGCCCCAGGATTTAGGATTTCTTCTTGCGCCATTCGTCGCCCTCTTTCTCATATTCCTTTTTTACGGCCGCCCAGGCTACCCTGTGCGCCGTTTCTTCGCGTGAAGCATGGCCCCTGCGCTCATCCGGGTCCTTATACTCATCCCACGCGCTATTGAAAGCGGCTCTGTATATTTCCTGCGCATGCTTTGGCAGGACATTGGTAACGTTGTCCGGAAGATCTTTCAATGTATCGTATGGCATGACGCTTCTCCTGAACCTGGGTTGAAATAATGGCATCCGGTTTCGGGTGAAACCAGGATACAAATTCAATATAGCAGGCATGCCGGGGGACGCTGCGAGCACTGATTCGCAGATGTCCGCTCGGTTTGCGGAATGGAACAAGCAGGAGGGGAGATACAAACAAAAAATGGACTGGCGAGAATACCAACCCATTCAGGGTGGTAGCGAATCCCAGATTCGAACTGGGGACCAACGGATTATGATTCCGCTGCTCTAACCACTGAGCTAATTCGCCACGTGTTATATGGAAGGTCTGGCATTATGCCTTCGCGCCACATTCCTGTCAAGATTCGAAATGGCGTCACCAATCCATCCAATTGATTGATTCAATTATAAAAACAGGGGAAGCGTAGCTGTTGTTCATAAATCCAACGAGGCGGAAAACGGACGTTCCGCCTTATCCATGCACCCCCGCGCAAGGGAAAGCGGCTGTATAATGGTTCCATGAAATTCGATGTCGTTATCGTGGGGGGCGGATTGGTTGGGGCAAGCCTGGCGCTTGCCCTCAAGGATAGCGGCCTGGAAATAGCGCTGGTTGAATTCCGCCCCGTACCGCCACTTCCCGCCGATGAGAGCTGGGACAGCAGAGTCTACGCCATCAGTCCGGGCAGCGCTGCATTCCTGCAAAACCTGGGAGTGTGGGACGCTCTCGATCAGGAGCGTGTGACTCCTGTTTACAATATGTCAGTCTTCGGTGACGACAACGCCGCGCGGCTGGATTTCAGCGCCTACAATATCGGTGTCCCCGAACTGGCTTTCATAGTGGAGAACCGCCAGCTCCAGCATGCCGCCTGGAGAGAGCTCAAATGCCCGGGAAATTCGATCAAGGTTTTTTGTCCCGCGCAATGTTCCATGATGCTCCGGGCCGAGTCTAACGCCGAGCTGCATCTCGATGATGGAACTGTCGTGCAGGCGGGGTTGATCGTTGGGGCGGACGGAGGGAATTCCTGGGTACGCGAACAGGCAGGTATTGAAGTATCGCGGCATTCCTACCAGCAAATGGGCTTGGTGGCAAACTTCGAGGCAACGCGCCCTCATAATAACGTCGCCCACCAGTGGTTTCGGCGCGATGGCGTGCTGGCGCTGCTGCCGATGCCCGGGAGGCTGGTGTCCATGGTATGGTCTGCAAGGGAAGAACTCGCGCAAACGATGCTCGCGCTACCTGAAAAGGAACTATGCGAGCGCGTCGTCCGGGCCTCGCAACATTCCCTGGGCGAGATGCGGCTCGTTACGCGCCCTGCCGCTTTTCCCCTGAATTTTGTACATGTGAAAAAGCTGGCGCAGCCGCATCTTGCGCTCATCGGCGACGCAGCGCATGGCATCCATCCTCTTGCGGGACAGGGCGTGAATCTCGGTTTACGCGACGCGCAGGAACTCGCCTCTGTCATCCGCTCGCGCGGCCTGCAATCGGATTGCGGGGATTACCTGTTGCTGCGCCGCTATGAGCGCGCCCGCAAGGAAGACATCCTGGCCATGGAGCTGGTTACCGACGGCTTGCAGAAGCTGTTCAACCACACTCACCCGACGCTCATTCGCCTGCGCAATCTGGGTCTGGAAATCACCAACCGGTTGCCTCTGATAAAAGACCGCTTGATGCAGCAGGCATTAAGTTGAGCCCGGCTGATTCTTTTTCCTTTCCATCCCATCAGAACACCACCTACACAACTACGGGGCCGTCCGGCTGCATCCCATCCCAAAACGGAGTAAAGACCATGCGTTCAAAACTCGTTTCCCTCGCTTTGCCTTCTCTATTGCTATGCTTTCTTTCCAGCGCTTCCGCTGACGAGGCATCCCTGAAAAAAGCGCTTCAGGCAAATTTTCCCGGAGAGAAGGTCGAAAGCATAAAAAAAACCCCCTATCTCGGTCTATACGAAGTGGTGGTGGGAGGCGAATTGTTCTATACGGACGACAAGGCTTCGTACCTTTTTTTCGGTCATGTAATTGATCCGAAAACGAAGGAAAGCCTGACTTCCGAACGCTTGCAACAAATCAAGGAGGCTCGGCGCATAGATGTAGGCTCTCTTCCCCTGCAGCATGCGATCAAGGCGGTCAAGGGGAATGGGAAACGCAAACTTGTCGTTTTCTCCGATCCGAACTGCCCTTTTTGCAAACGTCTGGAAAAGGAACTGGTTAACGTAACGGATGTAACGATATATACCCTGCTTTATCCAGTGCTGAACGGTTCGACCCCGACCGCAACGGCGATATGGTGCTCGGAGGACAGGCTCAAGGCCTGGGAAGATTTCATGCTCAGGAATATCATGCCCGCCAGCAAGGATTGCGCCACGCCCATAGATGTGATTCTCAAGGCAGGGAAAGAAAACGATATAAGCGGTACCCCTACCCTGATTTTTGCCAATGGCTCGGTAACGCCCGGATTGATTCCTGCG contains the following coding sequences:
- the chaB gene encoding putative cation transport regulator ChaB — protein: MPYDTLKDLPDNVTNVLPKHAQEIYRAAFNSAWDEYKDPDERRGHASREETAHRVAWAAVKKEYEKEGDEWRKKKS
- a CDS encoding UbiH/UbiF family hydroxylase, which produces MKFDVVIVGGGLVGASLALALKDSGLEIALVEFRPVPPLPADESWDSRVYAISPGSAAFLQNLGVWDALDQERVTPVYNMSVFGDDNAARLDFSAYNIGVPELAFIVENRQLQHAAWRELKCPGNSIKVFCPAQCSMMLRAESNAELHLDDGTVVQAGLIVGADGGNSWVREQAGIEVSRHSYQQMGLVANFEATRPHNNVAHQWFRRDGVLALLPMPGRLVSMVWSAREELAQTMLALPEKELCERVVRASQHSLGEMRLVTRPAAFPLNFVHVKKLAQPHLALIGDAAHGIHPLAGQGVNLGLRDAQELASVIRSRGLQSDCGDYLLLRRYERARKEDILAMELVTDGLQKLFNHTHPTLIRLRNLGLEITNRLPLIKDRLMQQALS
- a CDS encoding DsbC family protein, giving the protein MRSKLVSLALPSLLLCFLSSASADEASLKKALQANFPGEKVESIKKTPYLGLYEVVVGGELFYTDDKASYLFFGHVIDPKTKESLTSERLQQIKEARRIDVGSLPLQHAIKAVKGNGKRKLVVFSDPNCPFCKRLEKELVNVTDVTIYTLLYPVLNGSTPTATAIWCSEDRLKAWEDFMLRNIMPASKDCATPIDVILKAGKENDISGTPTLIFANGSVTPGLIPAETIEKKLNAAPAK